The following are encoded together in the Osmia lignaria lignaria isolate PbOS001 chromosome 6, iyOsmLign1, whole genome shotgun sequence genome:
- the LOC117607587 gene encoding uncharacterized protein LOC117607587, producing the protein MKNLMIAIVLISPCLGDVSHILSEYSTTTTTTPPPPPRPYSFKYQAGRYPGKVDRVHQERGDGAGHVQGAYSFIDPKHKVRTVHYTADETGFHASLINYEDTVAQPVDSEAVRLGKEKHFRLYQKIAEANAHSVPTNLPKDSVSVGRAKDRHIQLYQKIAEEHAAIAAQREAEQLAYEATSVVNDVNPDHVY; encoded by the exons ATGAAGAATCTAATG ATCGCAATCGTTCTGATAAGCCCCTGCCTGGGGGATGTATCGCATATTTTGTCAGAATACTCGACAACGACCACTACCACACCTCCACCGCCTCCTAGACCTTACAGCTTCAAATACCAAGCAGGACGCTATCCTGGAAAGGTGGATAGGGTTCATCAAGAACGTGGAGATGGCGCTGGGCATGTTCAAG GTGCTTATTCCTTCATTGATCCCAAGCATAAAGTACGGACAGTACACTACACCGCCGACGAAACTGGATTTCATGCATCCTTGATAAATTACGAGGACACGGTTGCTCAACCGGTCGATTCCGAAGCAGTGAGGCTCGGTAAGGAGAAACACTTTCGACTTTATCAGAAGATAGCCGAAGCAAATGCCCACAGTGTTCCAACAAATCTTCCAAAG GATTCCGTGAGCGTGGGGAGAGCGAAGGACAGGCATATTCAACTCTATCAGAAGATTGCCGAGGAACATGCTGCAATTGCAGCTCAAAGAGAAGCCGAACAATTAGCTTACGAGGCTACCTCTGTTGTAAATGATGTAAATCCGGACCACGTGTATTAA
- the LOC117607796 gene encoding uncharacterized protein LOC117607796, with product MVSKKVVPAPYPYSIEEELKKNPQIKVSDIEMLREWCEKQQHLPKMSDLMLLMFLHSNYFSMEAAKNTVESFFTIRSHVPEFFSNRDPLGSKEVRQALNTVAVSELLGVSKEGYKVLFAKLVDPDPSHYSFDDVTKYFFMASDLMGLRNGTCEGYIFIGDSANVSLGHVGRISPMGIKKLVMYVQEAIPVRLKGIHFFNTPQVMDVILNMAKPFMKKELWNMIHLHSSLKTLEEFVSVDILPNEVGGKGGPISSLHDKQIKEIDSKREWFIEEEKLARVDESLRIGKSNIANDLFGVEGTFKKLEIDLTMAVAKPVKFEDLLKENPELKEEDVQMLRDWCKKQPYLPPITDTELATFLHSNYYRMEPTKATIDTYYTVRTHVPEFFSNRDPLGNKDLRKSFQTITMQILDKKTPEGYSILYGALRDPEPSHYVYNDGTKFLTMVVDLWLYIEGTTPGHIILFDMKNVVFGHAARLSPMGLKKYLYYLQEGLPVRLKGLHFMNITSVMDVILNMMKPFMKKELLDMLHTHTNLETLSKFLPLDALPNETGGKAGPTAQLHEKTIKALEANRDWFLQDEQTRRVNESLRAGKGKTASDLFGVEGTFKKLEID from the exons ATGGTGTCCAAAAAGGTGGTACCAGCACCCTATCCCTATTCGATTGAGGAGGAGTTGAAGAAGAATCCGCAAATAAAAGTGTCGGATATAGAAATGCTAAGAGAATGGTGTGAGAAGCAACAACACTTACCCAAGATGTCGGATTTGATGCTGCTAATGTTTTTGCACAGTAATTACTTCAGCATGGAAGCAGCAAAAAACACGGTGGAAAGCTTTTTTACTATCAGGTCCCATGTTCCAGAGTTCTTCTCAAACAGGGATCCTCTGGGATCGAAGGAAGTTCGTCAGGCACTCAATACTGT AGCGGTTAGCGAATTATTGGGTGTCTCGAAAGAAGGTTACAAAGTACTCTTCGCTAAATTGGTGGATCCTGATCCATCGCATTATTCTTTCGACGATGTgacgaaatattttttcatggcATCCGATTTAATGGGACTGAGAAATGGCACCTGTGAAGGGTACATCTTTATCGGAGACTCGGCCAATGTGTCTCTGGGTCACGTGGGACGTATCAGCCCTATGGGAATTAAGAAATTGGTCATGTACGTTCAGGAGGCAATACCTGTTCGCTTGAAAGggatacatttttttaatacaccACAGGTGATGGATGTAATACTGAACATGGCGAAGCCTTTTATGAAGAAGGAACTGTGGAATATG attCATTTGCATTCATCATTGAAGACGTTGGAAGAATTTGTTTCTGTTGATATTCTGCCGAACGAAGTGGGTGGTAAAGGAGGACCGATATCGTCATTGCATGATAAACAGATAAAGGAAATCGACAGTAAACGAGAATGGTTCATCGAAGAGGAGAAATTGGCTCGGGTTGATGAGTCATTGCGTATCGGCAAGAGTAACATTGCGAATGACCTATTTGGTGTTGAAGGCACTTTCAAGAAGCTCGAAATAGAT ttaaccATGGCTGTCGCTAAACCAGTGAAGTTTGAAGATTTGCTAAAAGAGAATCCAGAACTGAAAGAGGAGGATGTACAAATGTTGAGAGATTGGTGCAAGAAACAACCATATTTACCGCCAATAACCGACACTGAGTTGGCGACATTTTTGCATAGTAATTATTATCGTATGGAACCAACGAAAGCTACTATTGATACGTATTATACAGTGAGGACACACGTTCCCGAATTTTTTTCTAATAGAGATCCTTTGGGAAATAAAGATTTGAGAAAGTCCTTTCAGACAAT TACCATGCAAATATTGGATAAGAAAACGCCAGAAGGttactcgattctttatggAGCACTACGTGATCCAGAACCATCACATTACGTCTACAACGATGGAACTAAATTTCTCACCATGGTCGTAGATTTGTGGCTTTACATAGAGGGTACAACACCGGGtcatataattttattcgacATGAAAAATGTTGTATTTGGTCATGCTGCGCGGTTAAGTCCCATGGGATTGAAGAAGTATCTTTATTACTTGCAAGAAGGATTGCCAGTTCGTCTAAAAGGGCTCCATTTCATGAACATCACATCTGTGATGGATGTGATACTCAACATGATGAAGCCGTTCATGAAGAAAGAATTATTGGACATG CTTCACACACATACAAATTTGGAGACGTTGTCGAAATTCCTTCCTTTAGACGCACTTCCGAACGAAACCGGTGGAAAAGCGGGCCCAACGGCGCAGCTTCACGAAAAGACGATCAAAGCACTTGAAGCAAATCGTGATTGGTTTTTGCAAGACGAACAAACGAGACGTGTTAACGAATCGTTGAGAGCTGGCAAAGGGAAAACAGCTTCTGATCTTTTTGGTGTTGAAGGAACATTTAAAAAACTCGAAatcgattaa
- the MED31 gene encoding mediator complex subunit 31 isoform X3, translating to MNRLDDPPGLMKGRKPSFIGMNGGPETDDQQRLRFQVELEFVQCLANPNYLNFLAQRGYFKDSTFINYLKYLLYWKEPEYAKYLKYPMCLYFLDLLQYEHFRREVVNSQCTKFIDDQQILLWQHYTRRRTRLLQTAAEQTQHTNPQNNDFRKQKFQISKL from the exons ATGAACCGTTTGGATGATCCTCCGGGTCTCATGAAAGGCagaaaaccatctttcattggaatgaacg ggGGCCCAGAAACAGATGATCAGCAGCGCTTAAGATTTCAGGTTGAGTTAGAATTTGTCCAGTGTCTTGCTAATCCAAACTATTTAAACT tTCTAGCACAGCGTGGATATTTCAAGGATTCAACATTCATTAACTatcttaaatatttattatattggaAAGAACCAGAATATGCaaagtatttaaaatatccTATGTGCTTGTACTTCTTAGACTTATTACAATATGAACACTTTAGAAGAGAAGTAGTGAATTCTCAGTGTACGAAATTTATAGATGATCAACAGATTTTATTATGGCAACATTATACCAGACGTAGAACAAGACTGTTACAGACAGCTGCAGAGCAAACGCAACATACAAATCCTCAGAACAATG ATTTtagaaaacaaaaatttcagatttccaaactttaa
- the MED31 gene encoding mediator complex subunit 31 isoform X1, with protein MNRLDDPPGLMKGRKPSFIGMNGGPETDDQQRLRFQVELEFVQCLANPNYLNFLAQRGYFKDSTFINYLKYLLYWKEPEYAKYLKYPMCLYFLDLLQYEHFRREVVNSQCTKFIDDQQILLWQHYTRRRTRLLQTAAEQTQHTNPQNNDTQIVESDFGRVMLKPE; from the exons ATGAACCGTTTGGATGATCCTCCGGGTCTCATGAAAGGCagaaaaccatctttcattggaatgaacg ggGGCCCAGAAACAGATGATCAGCAGCGCTTAAGATTTCAGGTTGAGTTAGAATTTGTCCAGTGTCTTGCTAATCCAAACTATTTAAACT tTCTAGCACAGCGTGGATATTTCAAGGATTCAACATTCATTAACTatcttaaatatttattatattggaAAGAACCAGAATATGCaaagtatttaaaatatccTATGTGCTTGTACTTCTTAGACTTATTACAATATGAACACTTTAGAAGAGAAGTAGTGAATTCTCAGTGTACGAAATTTATAGATGATCAACAGATTTTATTATGGCAACATTATACCAGACGTAGAACAAGACTGTTACAGACAGCTGCAGAGCAAACGCAACATACAAATCCTCAGAACAATG ACACTCAAATTGTAGAATCTGATTTTGGACGAGTGATGCTGAAACCTGAATAG
- the MED31 gene encoding mediator complex subunit 31 isoform X2 has product MNRLDDPPGLMKGRKPSFIGMNGGPETDDQQRLRFQVELEFVQCLANPNYLNFLAQRGYFKDSTFINYLKYLLYWKEPEYAKYLKYPMCLYFLDLLQYEHFRREVVNSQCTKFIDDQQILLWQHYTRRRTRLLQTAAEQTQHTNPQNNESDFGRVMLKPE; this is encoded by the exons ATGAACCGTTTGGATGATCCTCCGGGTCTCATGAAAGGCagaaaaccatctttcattggaatgaacg ggGGCCCAGAAACAGATGATCAGCAGCGCTTAAGATTTCAGGTTGAGTTAGAATTTGTCCAGTGTCTTGCTAATCCAAACTATTTAAACT tTCTAGCACAGCGTGGATATTTCAAGGATTCAACATTCATTAACTatcttaaatatttattatattggaAAGAACCAGAATATGCaaagtatttaaaatatccTATGTGCTTGTACTTCTTAGACTTATTACAATATGAACACTTTAGAAGAGAAGTAGTGAATTCTCAGTGTACGAAATTTATAGATGATCAACAGATTTTATTATGGCAACATTATACCAGACGTAGAACAAGACTGTTACAGACAGCTGCAGAGCAAACGCAACATACAAATCCTCAGAACAATG AATCTGATTTTGGACGAGTGATGCTGAAACCTGAATAG
- the MED31 gene encoding mediator complex subunit 31 isoform X4: MNRLDDPPGLMKGRKPSFIGMNGGPETDDQQRLRFQVELEFVQCLANPNYLNFLAQRGYFKDSTFINYLKYLLYWKEPEYAKYLKYPMCLYFLDLLQYEHFRREVVNSQCTKFIDDQQILLWQHYTRRRTRLLQTAAEQTQHTNPQNNDFQTLKI, translated from the exons ATGAACCGTTTGGATGATCCTCCGGGTCTCATGAAAGGCagaaaaccatctttcattggaatgaacg ggGGCCCAGAAACAGATGATCAGCAGCGCTTAAGATTTCAGGTTGAGTTAGAATTTGTCCAGTGTCTTGCTAATCCAAACTATTTAAACT tTCTAGCACAGCGTGGATATTTCAAGGATTCAACATTCATTAACTatcttaaatatttattatattggaAAGAACCAGAATATGCaaagtatttaaaatatccTATGTGCTTGTACTTCTTAGACTTATTACAATATGAACACTTTAGAAGAGAAGTAGTGAATTCTCAGTGTACGAAATTTATAGATGATCAACAGATTTTATTATGGCAACATTATACCAGACGTAGAACAAGACTGTTACAGACAGCTGCAGAGCAAACGCAACATACAAATCCTCAGAACAATG atttccaaactttaaaaatttga
- the MED31 gene encoding mediator complex subunit 31 isoform X5 gives MNRLDDPPGLMKGRKPSFIGMNGGPETDDQQRLRFQVELEFVQCLANPNYLNFLAQRGYFKDSTFINYLKYLLYWKEPEYAKYLKYPMCLYFLDLLQYEHFRREVVNSQCTKFIDDQQILLWQHYTRRRTRLLQTAAEQTQHTNPQNNGF, from the exons ATGAACCGTTTGGATGATCCTCCGGGTCTCATGAAAGGCagaaaaccatctttcattggaatgaacg ggGGCCCAGAAACAGATGATCAGCAGCGCTTAAGATTTCAGGTTGAGTTAGAATTTGTCCAGTGTCTTGCTAATCCAAACTATTTAAACT tTCTAGCACAGCGTGGATATTTCAAGGATTCAACATTCATTAACTatcttaaatatttattatattggaAAGAACCAGAATATGCaaagtatttaaaatatccTATGTGCTTGTACTTCTTAGACTTATTACAATATGAACACTTTAGAAGAGAAGTAGTGAATTCTCAGTGTACGAAATTTATAGATGATCAACAGATTTTATTATGGCAACATTATACCAGACGTAGAACAAGACTGTTACAGACAGCTGCAGAGCAAACGCAACATACAAATCCTCAGAACAATG GTTTCTAA
- the LOC117607586 gene encoding organic anion transporter 3 isoform X2 has product MNAEEIKVGCFQVVIVLLLGVNYAIVAMSHALPIFHNYTPKFYCQVKNGTKRTYGCQELSNVTVATNQTSGLTESPDANLCFGDYQFATEFGENSVVTEWGLICEKQYLTFLGPTVYYIGVLMGAWIAGLLADRIGRLPVQAICLYTQGTMAVALYVVQNYPTFLVLRGLQGVFVQGLQNSTYILSLELLPAKARTFVALVMQIAWAIGLLLLAALSYAIPDWRILQLAISVPTAVTVLYIWIIPESPRWLIAKGKTTEADMAVERIGKYNVCCTKSRRENAKTEMSVLENTIPVKPERKSRVSCTDLKKSKTDNELKEEAANLLSSSADASEEKVQKASLKVMSENRKSKLSKSDCESISSQGENGEMEKRNVPSGSKTHRKTKSISQPVNNQRLSMKKAYDTVELRIPEKKEMLSKDEEKKCEKIEENSNNSRTKLELKEQFKSTILRRHGVAMIFQWFTSSMACYVFMTLVSPLPLNRHINFALGGALEIATYIFTYFILSRYGRRLPMSAYQSICGVICILTAATIILSHPVKTIDLTKTIMLLFGRITVMSTVFVAYLYTTEIFPTVIRGTCLGLCTVSAKIGSLCTPHVLLSGEYFPVTIPLIIIGMLCLVSGGLALILPETFDKVLPDTAEDFELLTVKRRDKTNNDNLNNETTVTTEDASEREILRTKLFSEDWVDAGNGIILNNQ; this is encoded by the exons ATGAACGCGGAGGAGATAAAAGTTGGATGCTTTCAAGTAGTTATTGTGTTGCTGTTGGGTGTTAATTATGCGATCGTTGCCATGAGCCATGCGTTGccgatttttcacaattataCACCGAAGTTTTATTGTCAG GTAAAGAACGGAACGAAACGAACGTATGGTTGCCAAGAACTCAGCAACGTGACTGTTGCAACCAACCAGACTTCCGGTCTGACTGAATCACCGGATGCAAATTTGTGTTTTGGCGACTATCAATTTGCAACCGAGTTCGGTGAAAATAGCGTTGTAACTGAATGGGGTTTAATATGCGAGAAACAATACTTGACGTTTCTTGGACCAACTGTATATTATATCGGTGTTTTGATGGGCGCATGGATTGCCGGACTTTTGGCAGATCGTATCGGAAGACTTCCGGTTCAAGCGATATGCCTTTACACTCAGGGTACGATGGCTGTGGCATTGTACGTCGTGCAG AATTATCCGACGTTTTTGGTTCTTCGTGGTCTGCAAGGGGTCTTTGTTCAAGGTCTACAAAATTCGACATACATTCTTTCCTTGGAATTGTTGCCTGCAAAGGCTCGGACATTCGTCGCGTTAGTTATGCAAATTGCCTGGGCTATTGGTTTACTCCTTTTGGCTGCACTCAGCTACGCCATACCGGACTGGAGAATTTTACAGTTGGCAATTTCGGTTCCCACTGCAGTCACCGTACTTTACATATG gaTCATTCCAGAATCGCCAAGATGGTTGATAGCAAAGGGAAAAACAACAGAGGCAGACATGGCAGTGGAACGCATTGGAAAGTACAATGTCTGTTGCACTAAATCGCGAAGGGAGAATGCTAAAACGGAAATGAGCGTTCTCGAGAATACAATTCCGGTGAAACCAGAAAGAAAGTCTCGGGTTTCGTGCACGGATTTGAagaaatcaaaaaccgataatGAACTCAAAGAAGAGGCTGCTAATTTGCTAAGCAGCAGTGCGGATGCATCTGAAGAAAAAGTTCAAA AAGCTAGCTTGAAAGTAATGTCAGAAAATCGGAAAAGCAAACTGTCTAAATCGGACTGCGAATCAATATCTTCTCAAGGTGAAAATGGCGAAATGGAGAAGAGGAACGTTCCATCTGGCTCTAAAACTCATCGAAAGACGAAATCTATATCACAGCCAGTTAATAATCAACGATTATCTATGAAGAAAGCGTACGACACTGTAGAACTACGAATAcctgagaaaaaagaaatgttaagtAAAGACGAAGAGAAGAAGTGTGAAAAGATTGAAGAGAATTCTAATAATAGTCGTACAAAACTTGAATTGAAAGAACAGTTTAAATCCACGATTTTAAGAAGACATGgtgttgcaatgatttttcaatg gtTCACCTCTTCCATGGCGTGTTACGTTTTCATGACACTCGTTTCACCCTTACCCCTTAATCGACACATTAACTTTGCTCTAGGAGGAGCATTAGAAATTGCAACATATATATTCACGTACTTCATATTATCCAGATATGGCAGACGATTACCAATGTCTGCGTACCAATCAATCTGTGGTGTTATTTGCATCCTAACAGCAGCTACAATTATATTGTCACATCCAGTGAAAACAATCG ACCTCACGAAAACTATTATGCTCTTATTTGGAAGAATAACAGTGATGAGTACCGTTTTTGTAGCATATTTATACACGACTGAGATATTTCCAACTGTTATACGAGGTACCTGTTTGGGTCTCTGCACTGTATCCGCGAAAATCGGTAGTTTGTGCACACCGCACGTATTATTATCG ggaGAATATTTTCCAGTCACCATTCCATTAATAATCATTGGAATGCTTTGCTTAGTGTCTGGAGGTCTTGCACTGATTTTACCAGAAACTTTCGACAAAGTTTTACCTGACACGGCAGAAGATTTTGAATTGCTGACCGTGAAAAGAAGAGACAAAACGAACaatgataatttaaataatgaaacCACAGTTACCACTGAAGATGCATCGGAGAGGGAGATACTAAGAACAAAATTGTTCTCCGAGGACTGGGTGGATGCTGGAAATG GGATTATCCTCAATAATCAATAA
- the LOC117607586 gene encoding organic anion transporter 3 isoform X1, with the protein MNAEEIKVGCFQVVIVLLLGVNYAIVAMSHALPIFHNYTPKFYCQVKNGTKRTYGCQELSNVTVATNQTSGLTESPDANLCFGDYQFATEFGENSVVTEWGLICEKQYLTFLGPTVYYIGVLMGAWIAGLLADRIGRLPVQAICLYTQGTMAVALYVVQNYPTFLVLRGLQGVFVQGLQNSTYILSLELLPAKARTFVALVMQIAWAIGLLLLAALSYAIPDWRILQLAISVPTAVTVLYIWIIPESPRWLIAKGKTTEADMAVERIGKYNVCCTKSRRENAKTEMSVLENTIPVKPERKSRVSCTDLKKSKTDNELKEEAANLLSSSADASEEKVQKASLKVMSENRKSKLSKSDCESISSQGENGEMEKRNVPSGSKTHRKTKSISQPVNNQRLSMKKAYDTVELRIPEKKEMLSKDEEKKCEKIEENSNNSRTKLELKEQFKSTILRRHGVAMIFQWFTSSMACYVFMTLVSPLPLNRHINFALGGALEIATYIFTYFILSRYGRRLPMSAYQSICGVICILTAATIILSHPVKTIDLTKTIMLLFGRITVMSTVFVAYLYTTEIFPTVIRGTCLGLCTVSAKIGSLCTPHVLLSGEYFPVTIPLIIIGMLCLVSGGLALILPETFDKVLPDTAEDFELLTVKRRDKTNNDNLNNETTVTTEDASEREILRTKLFSEDWVDAGNGILVNFTENKNSD; encoded by the exons ATGAACGCGGAGGAGATAAAAGTTGGATGCTTTCAAGTAGTTATTGTGTTGCTGTTGGGTGTTAATTATGCGATCGTTGCCATGAGCCATGCGTTGccgatttttcacaattataCACCGAAGTTTTATTGTCAG GTAAAGAACGGAACGAAACGAACGTATGGTTGCCAAGAACTCAGCAACGTGACTGTTGCAACCAACCAGACTTCCGGTCTGACTGAATCACCGGATGCAAATTTGTGTTTTGGCGACTATCAATTTGCAACCGAGTTCGGTGAAAATAGCGTTGTAACTGAATGGGGTTTAATATGCGAGAAACAATACTTGACGTTTCTTGGACCAACTGTATATTATATCGGTGTTTTGATGGGCGCATGGATTGCCGGACTTTTGGCAGATCGTATCGGAAGACTTCCGGTTCAAGCGATATGCCTTTACACTCAGGGTACGATGGCTGTGGCATTGTACGTCGTGCAG AATTATCCGACGTTTTTGGTTCTTCGTGGTCTGCAAGGGGTCTTTGTTCAAGGTCTACAAAATTCGACATACATTCTTTCCTTGGAATTGTTGCCTGCAAAGGCTCGGACATTCGTCGCGTTAGTTATGCAAATTGCCTGGGCTATTGGTTTACTCCTTTTGGCTGCACTCAGCTACGCCATACCGGACTGGAGAATTTTACAGTTGGCAATTTCGGTTCCCACTGCAGTCACCGTACTTTACATATG gaTCATTCCAGAATCGCCAAGATGGTTGATAGCAAAGGGAAAAACAACAGAGGCAGACATGGCAGTGGAACGCATTGGAAAGTACAATGTCTGTTGCACTAAATCGCGAAGGGAGAATGCTAAAACGGAAATGAGCGTTCTCGAGAATACAATTCCGGTGAAACCAGAAAGAAAGTCTCGGGTTTCGTGCACGGATTTGAagaaatcaaaaaccgataatGAACTCAAAGAAGAGGCTGCTAATTTGCTAAGCAGCAGTGCGGATGCATCTGAAGAAAAAGTTCAAA AAGCTAGCTTGAAAGTAATGTCAGAAAATCGGAAAAGCAAACTGTCTAAATCGGACTGCGAATCAATATCTTCTCAAGGTGAAAATGGCGAAATGGAGAAGAGGAACGTTCCATCTGGCTCTAAAACTCATCGAAAGACGAAATCTATATCACAGCCAGTTAATAATCAACGATTATCTATGAAGAAAGCGTACGACACTGTAGAACTACGAATAcctgagaaaaaagaaatgttaagtAAAGACGAAGAGAAGAAGTGTGAAAAGATTGAAGAGAATTCTAATAATAGTCGTACAAAACTTGAATTGAAAGAACAGTTTAAATCCACGATTTTAAGAAGACATGgtgttgcaatgatttttcaatg gtTCACCTCTTCCATGGCGTGTTACGTTTTCATGACACTCGTTTCACCCTTACCCCTTAATCGACACATTAACTTTGCTCTAGGAGGAGCATTAGAAATTGCAACATATATATTCACGTACTTCATATTATCCAGATATGGCAGACGATTACCAATGTCTGCGTACCAATCAATCTGTGGTGTTATTTGCATCCTAACAGCAGCTACAATTATATTGTCACATCCAGTGAAAACAATCG ACCTCACGAAAACTATTATGCTCTTATTTGGAAGAATAACAGTGATGAGTACCGTTTTTGTAGCATATTTATACACGACTGAGATATTTCCAACTGTTATACGAGGTACCTGTTTGGGTCTCTGCACTGTATCCGCGAAAATCGGTAGTTTGTGCACACCGCACGTATTATTATCG ggaGAATATTTTCCAGTCACCATTCCATTAATAATCATTGGAATGCTTTGCTTAGTGTCTGGAGGTCTTGCACTGATTTTACCAGAAACTTTCGACAAAGTTTTACCTGACACGGCAGAAGATTTTGAATTGCTGACCGTGAAAAGAAGAGACAAAACGAACaatgataatttaaataatgaaacCACAGTTACCACTGAAGATGCATCGGAGAGGGAGATACTAAGAACAAAATTGTTCTCCGAGGACTGGGTGGATGCTGGAAATGGTATATTAGTGAATTTcacggaaaataaaaattctgacTGA
- the LOC117607590 gene encoding uncharacterized protein LOC117607590 produces MRVTLALMVILLACLGIQCVESRAKKTTQVSLQSKETNVVNFMRILMMRLVFGIASTMGLGENLSDVLGGIFVPPGADDYSDYGDDDLVPDLF; encoded by the exons ATGAGAGTTACGCTCGCCCTCATGGTAATTCTTCTTGCTTGTCTTGGC ATTCAATGCGTTGAAAGCCGGGCAAAGAAAACAACACAAGTCTCTCTGCAAAGCAAAGAGACTAATGTGGTTAACTTTATGAGAATACTTATGATGAGGCTCGTATTTGGAATCGCTTCGACGATGGGTCTCGGTGAAAATCTTTCCGATGTACTTGGGGGAATATTTGTACCACCTGGAGCAGACGATTACAGTGATTACGGCGATGATGATCTTGTACCAGATCTATTTTAA